CATGAGCGCGAACAGCTCCAGCGCCTCCTGCGGGCGCCCGTTCTTGGCGTACCCGGAGACCATGGCCGTCCAGGACACGACGCTCCTGTGCGGCATCCCGTCGAACACCTTGCCTGCAGACGCGACGTCGCCGAAGCGGGCGTAGAAGATGACGAGCTTGGTGCTCAGGTGGAGGTCCGGAGGCAAGGAGGATGCTACGATCCTGTGGTGGATGGATTTTCCTTGCCGGAAGGCGTTGGAGCCGATGCAGCTCTGGAGCAGAGAGGAGTAGAGGGCGGCGGCGGATTTCGGGCCATTGACAAGGCTCATTGGTGCGCGCGTTCTTTGATACCGACGGGTCTATCGCATCCTACCGGTGCTGAGGTCGTGCAGGAAGAAGCACCGTGGGAGGGTAGCGGGAGAAGGTTGCCGCTGCGAGGTAGACGACGGCGTTCGCCGTTCGGTCGTTCAGGCTGGTTTTGACGACAAGCTGGGTGAAATATTGAGCGTCTTGCAGCCAAACTGAAACCAGCCAACCAGGCAATATTGCAGCCGAGCAATCAACATCACAACTCAACCAGGCCCAACTGAGTAACTGACCAATCACCACAAGGTGCATCCGCAGCTACTGGCTTGCTAGCCTGGTTCCACCCCCTAACgagtgtattttttttattttgattatagattctAGCCTAAAAAtcaaaaagtaaaaataaacagTTCCGGTCTAAAACCAATTCTTATAATCAACGATTCAAGTTATATTATAAAATCTTATAATTtataatctaataaaaataaacttCTTTACTCGTAACAATTCACAGCaaaaacaaatataacctaAGCCTATCCATCAACCCAATCACACCCTAATGCCCTTGTGaagaaaatttctaaaaatgcgTAATGGCGTAAGGAATCCCTCGATATTAATGTGGAGCATAGGGTGTGAATGTTAGAGATTGTGACACGGGGAGGATCCTAATATTTGAACActataaaaataatcataaaaatcataaaaagttCTCAAAACAtagcatgatgatgatgaaacaACGACTTGTGCAAGGAAAAACAGAAAAGACATTCTAGTGAATCAGAAAACGAACAAGTATCGAACTCCGCGATttagcttctctttttctctccttgTACAACTCGTATGAGTGAAAATGAAACTTTATATGACGTTTGATGATCGCAAATTCTACTTaagaatttttcataactatttccGGTGACGATACTGATCCATTGCTGGTCAACACTGAGATCGCTAGCTAGCTGGTCAACACGGAGAGCTCCAATAGTGACCTCCTCGCGGTAACAGTCAACAAGGTTCTGCACGAGTGCGATGGCAACGTTGCCACTTGCAAAGGAGGAGCTCGGCAAGATCATCCGCATGGCGACCACCGCAACGGCATGGTTAGTGAAGACAACATTAAGGTCCATGTCACGAACGCTGTCGCAAGTGTTGCAATAGTCAGTGTGCAAACCTTCTACAACAAGCATTAGTTAAGCAAGAAGTTAACAAAGGAGACAAGCACCTTTCAGGCTTCCATTCAGCAACAGCAAAAACTGTTCCACCCTAGTAATCTACACCAAAAGCCTCAGTACAAGGTGTTATTTAACCGCTAGCTTGACCTCAAACTCAGAGAGTCAAGGCAATCCCCAAGCAGTACAACCTGAATAGGATGTggcaaattttgagaaattaagCACCATATAGCGGTGTGATGGCAGGCTACGCTAACACACAGAAAGCTCATCGCCCTAGATCGAAAGCGAGCTTCCATAGGTCCGCCTTCTACTGACATTGAGCAGCATCACTGTACAAATAGTCCTTGAATCACAAAAGGGTTCTCATAGATCATGGTGTAGCTCTGGAGCtttgcctgaggcggagagctTTTGAAGATGGTATTAACCCTCCCTGAAAAAGATGGAGTACATAAATCAAATGTTTAACACCACATCACAGGACAAAAAATGTTGATGACAGTAAGCAACAATGGTCTGTATCAGGCACCAGTAACAATAATTTCATTTGAAAAATAGTAACAGTTAGTTTGTACGCTCAACAATCAACACAGACTCAAGATATCTATGAATCATGAAACAACACATGTAAGTATGAATCATGAAACAACACGTGTAAGTATGTAACTAATATAACCCAACCAACGGGAACCCATTGCAAATTGATTTATTGTAGATCAGGGTGTTTGAATGCGGAGGATTTGTTTCAGATTTAGTTCAAAATTTAAGCTAAATCCTCTTCTCCAGGTAGGCTCTAGTCCGCTCAATTCTGCAGGTCAGTTTAAATACCGCAAACATTTTGACAGTAATATTCTTGGCCAACTATGcaactattttcttttttccttttttatgatGTAAAGCATAAGTCCATAGCTGGTTGCTATATTAAATTAATACATACTGCTTCAACTAGTTTGTCAAGGGTAAAACAACACGAAAGCGTGTGCATGATTCTTCTGTGATGTGGGCAATGCAACCTACTTAATGGCAAATTGGGCAAAGAGTGCTTAATCTCAAAACTTGTTGTCATGCTGCACCCTCAACCTCAAGATTCCAATACCCTGTTACATTAGATTGGCAACCAAACAATGCTGAGCCAAGCAGAATGGGGTAGTGTTACATTGTTCCATTCTGTGAACCAAAGATTGTGTAATGATGAAAAGGACAGCAACTCATAAGATGATTCATAGAATACTAGAAAGGCAAAAGCATGTAGAGTAATTgggaaaaaaaacaaagcatTAAAAAGAACAACGTTTCTGCAAAAGTGCCACATTAAGTCTTCAATTCAAGTATCAGAAACAATACCAAGGAACAATGTAGCGCATTGGCATGGAGGCTCCAAGGTCAATGGAAAAACATGTTAGGAAAAAAATTCCTATTAACTTTAGCATCACCTAAATTCCGCCTATGTTGTCTCGACATAGCCGGTCCCAAGCCCGGGTAAAGGAGGAGGGTTGTGATAGGCTTGGCGAGCCAACACAAAACTCAGCCACTCTTATGGAGATGAAACTTTAGCATCACCTAATGCACTGAATGTAGACAGTTTTTACAGCAAGCGCCTATAGCAAATATGACCATTTTGGGCAAACGAACTGGAGCAAACAAGTCGACCATCACATGTAGGAATTCAACATCAAGCAATATGCAAAATGCAAAGTCTAACCATGAAGTGATGAAAAGGCCATGTTCATATTAATGGACATGAGGGATTAGGTACTAGATAGGGCAACCTAGGGTCCCACTAAGGATTGGATAGGACAATTCAATGATTCAAGGCTATGCTACCTTAGTCTCTTTAGCTCCATAAGACTATAACGGCATTTTTTAGGTGTCAGAACTCGAATAGAAGCATCCAGCATTCATCCCAAactgccttttcttttcatgCTACGGAAAGATAGCTGTCTTACAGTAACTCATCTGAATTCTGTTTAATCTCACAATTCTACTTCCACCACCAATTATCTTCAAGTATTATATTCAAAGACTGTTTAATCGTAACTTTTCAGTCCATCCCTTTACCAAGGGTCACAACATGCCTACTCTTCTAGGTGGCCCTTACAACTATCCACCTGGTTATCAATCATCTTAATTTTGGGCTCTCTTTCCAATATAGGAGATCTACACCAATGGATTGGTAATACCACAAAAATGGGAAAGAGAAAAGAGCTCAGAAGACTAAGGTTAAAGCAAAACTATTTTGGGCCATCTCTTCCAGTTCCAGACAACATTAATAGTACACAAAATCTGAAAGCACAACTATTTGACTGTGTTTCGGCCAAACCATTACAGAATTAGGCTGTTAGGCCAAAACAGGCTATAGGACCACCACCAAAATTTCCCTACTTCCAACACTGTAATGCTAGATCCGTGCAAAGAAAACACGCAGTCTGCATACTGATAACTTTTCAAGAATTGCTGTACCCGGAAGTTTCAATTGATAAACACGATCAAAGCAAGAAAAATGTTATTCAGTTTTCTTTTTAATGTGGCTATCAATCATATTTCATGGTTCATATGCTAAGGCTAGTTTGGAAACATAACTGAATTACTCACTGCACAATTTACAATGTTTCTTGGTCATTCCCCACACAAGCAGTTCCATGTTGTAACTTGTAACTAACAAAATCAATTCATGGACACCAAATACATGACAAGAGTAATTAAGCAGTGCCATGATTAATACCATTTGATAAGCGAGCCAAAGAGGAAATGCTGCATGATTGGCACCTTCTCAAGCACCTCAGCCTTGTACATCTTGAGCAGCCCACTGTTCACCTTCTTCCAATTGGCCACACCACTTATATCATCCAACATTGGCGAGTGCTCCGCAAAGGGCCCCTTCTTTACCTTCTTCACATATGCGACGCGCCCAAGGTACATGTACTCCTTTGAGAAGTTCTCCAAGATATCTGGGTTGTGAATCGACTTGGGCTTTATGTACTTGTGAACGATCAGTTGCGCAGCTCCAAATATGAAGGGCAGGAAGTGGTAATCGTCGAGCCCCCACACACCGTGGGAGCCCGCGGGCTCCAGCAGGTACGTGTCCTGCAGCGTACGCATGAGGTCGAGGTAGGAGGCAAAGACGCGCAGCACGACGGCTGGGTAGTCGGGCTCCGTGATGAGCCCGAGCCTCGCAAGGCAGTAGAGGAAGGCGGCGAAGTTGGTCTCGTGCCCCGTCCCGTAGTCGATGCGGGTGGCGTTGCCGAAGGAATCGAGGAGATACGGCGCAAGCTCGacctcggcgccggcgaggtCCGAGGGGGAAGCGGCGGTGGCCGTGATCCGCACGATAAGCTCGCCGGCAGAGTCGGCGACCTTCTCGTGCCAGAGGCGGAAGGCGGGGTTGCCGTACCGGGAGTTGTGCGGGAGCGGCGGGGTGGAGGCGACGAGCGCGGAGAGCGCGGTGACTAGGTCAAGGAGCGTGGAGACGGCGGGGGAGGGCGGGGCCGCGAGAGGGTCGGTGAGATTGCGGCCGTGGACGGAGACGGAGAGCGCGGCGACGAAGCCGAGGAAGTGGCGGCCGTGGAGGGAGGCGTGGAAGCGGGCGATGTCGTCGGGGGAGGCGATCCGCTTGGCGGGGGCCTGGAAGGCGTggggcggcgcggcgggggGCACCGGGAGCGGCTGCGGGACTGGGGAGAGGAAGGCAGCGGTGTTGGTGGACACGTTGGTGGCCGGCATGCGGATGGGGCGGTAGGCCGGTGGCCAGGAGTCGGAGGTCCCTGACcaggggggcgggggcggggtcGGCGTCGTGGTGGGCGCGCCGGAGGAGCGGCAGAGCGGGGTGTGCTCGTGGTCGGGATGGGCGGAGGCGTGGGGCGAGCCGGGGTTGGAGCTGGACATGGCTGCCGGTGGCGTTGCGGCTTCGGCGGCGTGTGGGATCGGAGACGCGAGTTCTCTAGTCTTCTGGGCGTTTCGGGGCGGCGAGGTGGAGTGGGTGGGATAGTGACGCCGGAGAAGCGTTGCGAACTTGTCGAGTGGGAGTTTTTGGGCTGGATTGATGGCCTAGTGGGATTGTTCGGCCTACGGACTGGGCCTTCCCTTTGGGCTCTCCGGCATCTGATGACTATtaagattgttttttttttttgttgaagttTATATAGAAAGATAGTTGAAAAAATTTATATGCTAGCTAACAGAATTAAATGGATAGATATCGGTAGAAGAAATAAATAGACAGGATAATATATGTGTCCACACCTTCTCGTGGAGTTGTTTTTCCCCTGCAAAACTTAATCTTCTCCTATACTGCCAAACTGAACCATCTGCCGATCTACGTGGTGTTACTATGCTGCTTTCATCTTCTCTCTCCGTTGTTCAAAATGGATCGTCTTCTCCGACTGCCAAACTGAGCCTGCTACTGGAGTTATTATCACATCACCAGTACGCTCTGCAGTCACGCATGACGCTTGGGAAAAGAATCCTGCAATCCATGGATTATGTGCATTTGGTTATGTGCGCGTCCTTCACTCACCACAGCTGTGCAGCTGACAGTATAACAATATACGACAATCAAACACGACTTGCCGAAGGCCACAACAGCTCAAGTTTTCTTTTCCTAGAAGGAGCACGGCATCTCCGGTGTTCCAAGTATATATGAACAAAAAAAGAACAGATTGTGACGATCAGGAGGTACTTTTTATGATGGATACATTAATGTGTTTGTAATTTGATAGCTTTAGTTACTTCAATGCACATATTAATCATCAAAGTTTCAAAAGATTGGCAAGCTCACGTTCTGACATCTATTTTGAATGGAGATCAAGAGATTTTTCACCCCGGTCGGGCGAACATGAGCACAGGTTTTTAAAATATTCCAAACCACGCATTGAAAAATAACATGCAAATCCATTGACACAAACGTCCTACAATGCATCATACAGTCTCTCCTCGGAGAGCaaactacaacaagcacatgcAACAAGTGAACAAGGAATGAAAATAAATGAGCCATTTATTTTTCGTCCCCTCGTGAAGCTAGACCATCCATTTTGCCTTCTCCCCGCGCTGCGCGCGTCACTCCCACCACGTCTACACAAGCGTCTTGCACAGCGAGGTCGTCGGGTCCCACATCGCAGGGAGCAGGTACTTCCTCCCGCCGAGCCCGACGGCGTTGTAGCTCGCGCCGGTGACGGGGTCTGTGAGCAACTTCCCGGGATAGCCGGGGTAGGCCCCGCTCCCGAAGATGCCGGCGCACGCCGTGGCGGCCTCCAGCCCGGCGCCGGTCTCGCCCTGGTAGTAACCGTCCCCGTACGGGTTGGTCACCGTGCCGGCGAGGAGCGCGGCGAGGCTGATGACCATGCCGTCCGCGCCCACGTCGCCGTTGGGCGCCACGAGCGGCGGGGTCTGCGGGCCGTGCAGCGGCTGGTGGAACGGCCACGCGCACTGGCCCGGGCACTGCTGCGCCGGGTTCCCAGCCCACAGGTAGGTGTACCGCGCCATGCCGTGCGCGCCCCCTCTGGCGTGGTTGTGGACGCCGCACCGCGACATGCAGAACGGTGCCACGAGGACGTCGGCCGCGGTGAGCACGGCTGTGATGGCACCGCGGTGGTGCCCAGCGGCCCTCGCCAGCTCCGTGACGTTGTCCAGAGAGAGTGACCGGCCCAGCGACATGCGCTCGTCCAGGATCTGCCTGCCGAGCCTcagccgcgcgccgccgccgcggtacAGCGTGGTGGTGCGCCACCACGACGCCACGGACGGCGCCGCGCCCGGTTGCGGGTGCGGCGCTGACGCCGAGACGGACCGGACGAAGTCGGCGACGATCGCGCGCTGCGCCGGGGCGAAGCGGCCGTAGAAGAGCAGGTTGACGGTGAGGTTCCCCGTGAGCAGCGCGCCGCGGTGGTCCTGCAGCACGATCGGGTCGGGCTTCACCAGGAACAGCATGCGCGGGTTGAACGCCGCACACCGCGGCGGCGCCTCGCTCAGCAGGACGGCGAGGGCTAGGCAGAGCAGCGGCACGAACGCCGGCTTCCTGCGCTCGTCCATGGCTGCGCGAGGTGACCGAGATCGATGAGGCGTCGAGCTGTGCGTTTGTTGAAACTGGTGTGCACGTCGTTGCGATCGATGTGTCTGAGTTCGGGTACCTGGGCTAGCTACCTCGTGGTTTATTATATAGCGCGCTGCCCGGAGCGTGTGGAGGTAAAGACGACGACGTGAGGGAGGTGTGCGTGTGTGGCCGGCGTCGGCGCGTCGTGGAGTTAAGAGACGCATGACGCGCGCGTGCGCACCGGCTCCGCGGTTTTGGATTCCAGCCGTCCGTAGATGCATGTAGCGTGATGTGTACATCGACGGAGAAGGAAATCGGTGGAACGGAAGAACGCCGAgatgaggatgaagttgtcgtCGTCGTTGGCTTGTTGCCACTTGGGGTGGAACGTGGCCGCAACAATTTCCATGGCTGTGCGTTGAATGCCGCGGGATATGGTGTTGCATGTTTGTTTAGGGTTTTTTGGACCAAGAGAAAATGTTGGTTGAAtggttcctttttcttttggttaTTTTGTCAGCATTCAAATGATTGACTGATGTTGCCGACGTGTGGTTTTGTTGCCAGCAAATGGAGCTGCCGGTTTCGCCAGTTTGCGTGCCAGAGAGATATAAACTTTTTTTTCGATTGCTAGAGATGGAGTTctgttttatttatttgaaaaaaatattctttaataaaaaattacaacttttGGTCCCTATACCAATATAACATCAAGACGTTAATGATATATATAGCCTGGAAACATTATATAATTTTACAATACTACATTAAAGTAATATGTTTGTAGAACAAATAATTCCTCATGTAATATACTTATTCTTTTAGACATCTATAAGTCTTCTATGCACAACTTTAACCATTACTTTTTGAATCATATATTAGCAGCAAAAGGTGAGTTTGTGGTGGCGTCGAAGTCCTTTTGACAATCTATTAGGATAGTTAGTTAGATAAATCTAAAAACTTTTATGCATAACAAAAATTagatttttacaaggttgataGTATACATTGCAGAACAATATTTATCTTAAATCTTATGTGCATACAGGCCAATTTTTCTCAACGATATTACACTCCTAGCAATTGTCACCTCCTGTTTGATAACAGGCTACTCCCATAGTTTGATGATACACACCTATGGCCAAAAGGTTTGGCGACGGAGTGAACCATTTGGTTGCCACGAAACCTGCTCTACTAACATATATCATCTTGACGACAAAATGATGATATATTTGTGAC
The sequence above is drawn from the Phragmites australis chromosome 10, lpPhrAust1.1, whole genome shotgun sequence genome and encodes:
- the LOC133930648 gene encoding uncharacterized protein LOC133930648: MSSSNPGSPHASAHPDHEHTPLCRSSGAPTTTPTPPPPPWSGTSDSWPPAYRPIRMPATNVSTNTAAFLSPVPQPLPVPPAAPPHAFQAPAKRIASPDDIARFHASLHGRHFLGFVAALSVSVHGRNLTDPLAAPPSPAVSTLLDLVTALSALVASTPPLPHNSRYGNPAFRLWHEKVADSAGELIVRITATAASPSDLAGAEVELAPYLLDSFGNATRIDYGTGHETNFAAFLYCLARLGLITEPDYPAVVLRVFASYLDLMRTLQDTYLLEPAGSHGVWGLDDYHFLPFIFGAAQLIVHKYIKPKSIHNPDILENFSKEYMYLGRVAYVKKVKKGPFAEHSPMLDDISGVANWKKVNSGLLKMYKAEVLEKVPIMQHFLFGSLIKWEG
- the LOC133930649 gene encoding protein EXORDIUM-like 2, with product MDERRKPAFVPLLCLALAVLLSEAPPRCAAFNPRMLFLVKPDPIVLQDHRGALLTGNLTVNLLFYGRFAPAQRAIVADFVRSVSASAPHPQPGAAPSVASWWRTTTLYRGGGARLRLGRQILDERMSLGRSLSLDNVTELARAAGHHRGAITAVLTAADVLVAPFCMSRCGVHNHARGGAHGMARYTYLWAGNPAQQCPGQCAWPFHQPLHGPQTPPLVAPNGDVGADGMVISLAALLAGTVTNPYGDGYYQGETGAGLEAATACAGIFGSGAYPGYPGKLLTDPVTGASYNAVGLGGRKYLLPAMWDPTTSLCKTLV